One Sphingomonas limnosediminicola DNA segment encodes these proteins:
- a CDS encoding response regulator: MKSCLIVDDSKVIRKVARHILETLEFEVEEAGDGQEALSRCEAKMPDVVLLDWNMPVMSGMEFLKMLRQRGHSDQPKVVFCTTENDMAHIRAALEAGADEYVMKPFDRETLHIKLQLVGVA; the protein is encoded by the coding sequence ATGAAAAGTTGTTTGATTGTCGACGACTCCAAGGTGATCCGTAAGGTCGCCCGGCATATCCTCGAGACGCTCGAGTTCGAGGTGGAGGAAGCGGGGGACGGACAGGAAGCCCTTTCGCGTTGCGAAGCCAAGATGCCCGACGTCGTGCTGCTCGATTGGAACATGCCCGTCATGAGCGGCATGGAATTCCTCAAGATGCTTCGCCAGCGCGGTCATTCCGACCAGCCGAAGGTCGTGTTCTGCACGACCGAGAACGACATGGCGCACATCCGCGCGGCGCTCGAAGCGGGCGCCGACGAATATGTGATGAAGCCGTTCGACCGTGAGACGCTTCACATCAAGCTTCAGCTCGTCGGCGTAGCGTAA
- the cheB gene encoding chemotaxis-specific protein-glutamate methyltransferase CheB: MERALARSRDRFEGARPRSKPIRLMIVDDSTVARAVLSRMIEADPAFEIVAVAGTAEHAIEALDQVRVDVVLLDLEMPGAGGLEALPKVIAAAAGAKVMIVSSLAEEGAEQTVAALAKGAADTLPKPGKGNFYGRFSEVLIGKLKALGHAAAPILEPAPQRSLSAQPPLRAMPSDPIDILAIGASTGGIHSLGAFFHSLPKKIGVPILVTQHLPGPFMPVFARQLGVVAHRECLVAQDGMQIRADRIYVAPGDAHLTLEPAGKSIVIRLTHGRTASGCMPSVDPMFASIGAVYGSGAVGVILTGMGRDGVEGAARMVACGGSVIAQDEASSAVWGMPKAVLDAGLACAVLPPDKIARRVASRTEEQPGCK; this comes from the coding sequence GTGGAGCGGGCGCTCGCCAGATCGCGGGACCGCTTCGAAGGAGCGCGACCGCGCAGCAAGCCGATCAGGCTAATGATCGTCGACGATTCAACGGTAGCGCGCGCGGTTTTGTCGCGCATGATCGAAGCCGACCCCGCATTCGAAATCGTCGCAGTCGCTGGAACCGCGGAGCACGCGATCGAGGCGCTGGACCAGGTCCGCGTCGACGTAGTGCTGCTCGACCTCGAGATGCCTGGAGCCGGCGGGCTCGAAGCGCTGCCCAAGGTTATCGCCGCCGCTGCGGGTGCCAAGGTCATGATCGTCTCCTCGCTGGCCGAGGAAGGTGCCGAGCAAACCGTCGCGGCGCTGGCCAAGGGTGCGGCGGACACGCTGCCCAAGCCCGGCAAGGGCAATTTCTACGGCCGCTTCTCGGAAGTGCTGATCGGCAAGCTCAAGGCTCTGGGGCACGCGGCAGCGCCGATCCTCGAGCCCGCACCGCAGCGTTCGTTGAGCGCGCAGCCGCCGCTTCGAGCGATGCCCAGCGACCCGATCGATATTCTCGCGATTGGCGCCTCGACGGGCGGCATTCATTCGCTGGGCGCATTCTTTCATTCGCTGCCCAAGAAGATCGGCGTACCGATCCTGGTGACGCAGCATCTTCCGGGGCCGTTCATGCCGGTCTTCGCGCGCCAGCTCGGCGTCGTCGCGCATCGCGAATGCCTTGTCGCACAAGATGGCATGCAGATCCGCGCCGACCGTATCTACGTTGCGCCGGGGGACGCGCATCTGACGCTTGAGCCGGCGGGCAAGTCCATTGTCATTCGCCTCACTCACGGACGCACGGCGAGCGGGTGCATGCCGTCCGTCGATCCGATGTTCGCGTCGATCGGCGCCGTCTACGGCTCAGGCGCTGTTGGCGTCATCCTGACGGGGATGGGCCGCGACGGCGTTGAAGGCGCTGCACGGATGGTCGCCTGCGGCGGTTCCGTCATCGCGCAGGACGAGGCGAGCAGCGCGGTCTGGGGCATGCCTAAGGCCGTGCTGGACGCCGGTCTCGCCTGCGCTGTCTTGCCGCCGGACAAGATTGCGCGGCGTGTCGCTTCCCGAACCGAGGAGCAGCCTGGGTGCAAATAA
- a CDS encoding protein-glutamate O-methyltransferase CheR: protein MQISDSSSRILAGLLEARTGQQLTLSRRWRIETALSSLMRERGIGTLDELITILVMGKEPSLSQQVVEALLNNETYFFRDRAPFDLLQRYALPELAKRRSGTKRLRIWSAGCSTGQEVYSLSMLFAEEPEKWAGWTIDILGTDVSTSCVERARLGAYSQFEVQRGLGINQMIKWFEESGDGWRAVESLRKPLRFQVHNLLEPPPHPMGFDIVLCRNVLLYLNPEKKTLAFERIAAGMAEDGWLMLGAGETVIGQTNKLGADVEARGLYRLTGDGSRVEKRIGTDRRAIGG, encoded by the coding sequence GTGCAAATAAGCGACAGTTCCAGCCGGATCCTGGCCGGCCTGCTCGAGGCGCGTACCGGCCAACAGCTAACGTTAAGCCGCCGCTGGCGGATTGAGACGGCCCTCTCCTCGCTCATGCGTGAACGCGGGATCGGGACGCTCGACGAACTCATCACCATCCTCGTCATGGGCAAGGAGCCAAGTTTGTCGCAGCAGGTCGTCGAAGCGTTGCTCAACAACGAAACCTATTTCTTCCGCGACCGCGCGCCGTTCGACCTGCTCCAACGCTATGCGCTGCCGGAACTCGCCAAGCGCCGCAGCGGGACGAAGCGCCTCCGCATCTGGTCCGCCGGCTGCTCGACAGGACAGGAAGTCTATTCGCTGTCGATGCTCTTCGCCGAAGAGCCGGAGAAGTGGGCAGGCTGGACGATCGATATCCTGGGCACGGATGTCTCGACGTCGTGCGTGGAGCGGGCGCGCCTTGGCGCTTACAGCCAGTTCGAAGTTCAGCGCGGGCTCGGCATCAACCAGATGATCAAATGGTTCGAGGAGTCCGGCGACGGATGGCGGGCCGTGGAAAGCCTGCGCAAGCCGCTGCGCTTCCAGGTTCACAATTTGCTCGAACCGCCGCCACACCCGATGGGATTCGACATCGTCCTTTGCCGCAACGTTCTCCTCTACCTGAACCCGGAAAAGAAGACGCTCGCCTTCGAGCGCATCGCCGCCGGCATGGCGGAGGACGGTTGGCTGATGCTCGGCGCCGGTGAAACGGTGATCGGACAGACGAACAAGCTCGGCGCCGACGTTGAAGCGCGCGGCCTGTACCGCCTCACCGGCGACGGCAGCCGCGTCGAAAAACGCATCGGGACCGATCGGCGCGCCATCGGGGGTTGA
- a CDS encoding N-acetylmuramoyl-L-alanine amidase: MIVLHYTGMPDGQGALDRLRSPDAKVSCHYLVDEDGTIYRLVDEDKRAWHAGKSRWRGMTDVNSASVGIEIVNPGHEFGYREFPDEQIASLIPLVADIKERHGIGRGNVVGHSDVAPARKEDPGELFPWHALAKRRLALPSPTRDLIDPYWTDAGFLLALERFGYDVTDEKKAVIAFQRRFRPDLIDGVIDGECRAKLLALLLPRPQ; the protein is encoded by the coding sequence ATGATCGTGCTTCATTACACGGGGATGCCGGACGGGCAGGGGGCGCTTGACCGCTTGCGGTCGCCGGATGCCAAGGTTTCCTGTCATTATCTCGTCGACGAAGACGGGACGATCTATCGCTTGGTCGACGAGGACAAGCGCGCCTGGCACGCCGGCAAGTCGCGCTGGCGCGGGATGACGGACGTCAATTCGGCAAGCGTCGGCATTGAGATCGTCAATCCCGGCCACGAGTTCGGCTATCGTGAATTCCCCGACGAGCAGATCGCCTCGCTCATCCCGCTCGTCGCCGACATCAAGGAACGGCACGGGATCGGGCGCGGCAACGTCGTCGGCCATTCCGACGTCGCTCCGGCGCGCAAGGAGGATCCGGGCGAGCTGTTTCCCTGGCATGCTCTCGCAAAGCGGCGGCTCGCACTGCCCAGCCCGACGCGCGACCTGATCGACCCCTATTGGACCGACGCCGGCTTCCTCCTCGCACTCGAGCGCTTCGGCTACGACGTCACGGACGAGAAGAAGGCCGTGATCGCCTTCCAGCGCCGCTTCCGCCCGGACCTGATCGACGGCGTCATCGACGGCGAGTGCCGGGCGAAGTTGCTCGCGCTGCTGCTGCCGCGCCCGCAATAA
- a CDS encoding J domain-containing protein produces MARQNRSDDWGFPRWRSYGDKGRHAARIRLCDREGCTEVGDRPAPKAPNSPERWYFCESHAAEYNRNWNYFAGLTAEEAAKRAADEESDASAFKKSAHWSWGGPGDGSRSRDEMRALSALDLDSDADFTAIKAAHRKLVKETHPDANRGDEEAAKRFKQVQAAYDVLKKAEERKNAKA; encoded by the coding sequence ATGGCTCGGCAGAACAGATCGGACGATTGGGGCTTCCCCCGCTGGCGGTCCTACGGGGACAAGGGACGGCATGCGGCAAGAATCCGGCTGTGCGACCGCGAAGGCTGCACGGAAGTCGGCGACAGGCCCGCGCCCAAGGCGCCGAACAGCCCGGAGCGCTGGTATTTCTGCGAGAGCCACGCCGCCGAGTACAACCGGAATTGGAATTATTTCGCCGGGCTCACCGCCGAGGAAGCGGCGAAGCGCGCGGCGGACGAAGAGAGCGATGCCTCGGCATTCAAGAAGTCAGCGCACTGGAGCTGGGGTGGGCCGGGCGACGGCAGCCGCAGCCGCGACGAGATGCGCGCCTTGAGCGCGCTAGACCTCGACAGCGACGCCGACTTCACCGCGATCAAGGCCGCGCATCGCAAGCTGGTGAAAGAAACCCACCCGGACGCCAATCGCGGCGACGAGGAGGCCGCCAAGCGGTTCAAGCAGGTGCAGGCCGCCTACGACGTACTGAAGAAGGCGGAAGAGCGGAAGAACGCCAAGGCCTAG
- a CDS encoding SufE family protein codes for MSGLPALHDILEEYQLVEAEDRYRLLIDLGRQLEPMPEPLKTDATKVRGCSASVWVYPTAKDGRLHFLADSNAAITKGIVALVLSSVQDKPAVEVAQLDVAAALAPFELSKHLSANRTQGIPNMIALVKSTAERYAQTA; via the coding sequence ATGTCTGGCCTCCCTGCCCTCCATGACATCCTCGAGGAATATCAGCTGGTCGAGGCGGAGGACCGCTATCGGCTGCTGATCGATCTCGGGCGTCAGCTCGAGCCAATGCCCGAGCCCCTGAAGACCGACGCCACCAAGGTCCGTGGCTGCTCAGCGTCCGTGTGGGTCTATCCGACGGCGAAGGACGGCCGGCTGCATTTCCTTGCCGATAGCAACGCGGCCATCACCAAGGGCATCGTCGCGCTCGTGCTGAGCTCGGTGCAGGACAAGCCTGCGGTCGAAGTCGCGCAGCTGGACGTCGCTGCAGCGCTAGCGCCCTTCGAGCTTTCGAAGCATCTCAGCGCCAATCGGACGCAGGGCATCCCCAACATGATCGCGCTCGTGAAGAGCACTGCGGAACGATACGCGCAGACCGCCTGA
- the pspC gene encoding envelope stress response membrane protein PspC, with amino-acid sequence MTEQPASRTRFYRDKQHGKVMGVCAGIADYTGFDVALVRICFLAAVFMSGGGVLPFYFIAGWVAPTKPTTLDYEDREDRKFWQGVRASPKRAAGDIRSRFKDIDRRLADIESYVTTENRSLAREIEQLR; translated from the coding sequence ATGACGGAGCAGCCGGCCAGCCGCACGCGCTTCTATCGCGACAAGCAGCACGGCAAGGTGATGGGCGTCTGCGCCGGCATCGCCGATTACACGGGTTTCGACGTCGCGCTCGTCCGGATCTGCTTCCTGGCCGCCGTTTTTATGAGCGGCGGTGGCGTCCTGCCCTTTTACTTCATTGCGGGCTGGGTTGCGCCGACCAAGCCGACAACGCTCGACTACGAAGATCGCGAAGACCGCAAGTTCTGGCAGGGCGTCCGCGCTTCGCCGAAGCGCGCTGCCGGCGACATCAGGTCGCGGTTCAAGGACATCGATCGCCGCCTCGCCGACATCGAAAGCTATGTGACGACCGAAAACCGCTCGCTGGCGCGAGAGATCGAGCAGCTGCGCTAA
- the pspB gene encoding envelope stress response membrane protein PspB has translation MDHDLIPIFAIVALFIGLPWLIFHYVTKWKTAATLTSGDEKLLDELHDAARRLDDRLCTIERIMTAENPNWRQQCLPGRDNQRLLADGE, from the coding sequence ATGGATCACGACTTGATTCCGATCTTTGCCATTGTGGCACTGTTCATCGGCCTGCCATGGCTGATCTTTCACTACGTCACCAAGTGGAAGACTGCCGCTACGCTGACCTCGGGCGATGAGAAGCTGCTAGACGAGCTTCATGACGCGGCCCGGCGGCTCGACGACCGCCTCTGCACCATCGAGCGCATCATGACGGCGGAGAACCCGAACTGGCGGCAGCAGTGCCTCCCTGGCCGCGACAACCAGCGCCTTCTGGCGGACGGAGAATAA
- the pspA gene encoding phage shock protein PspA has translation MSIFSRTRDIFAANITEMLDRSEDPAKMIRMVILEMEETLVEVRASAARCIADGKEMRRALSRLEELQAGWTEKAELALSKDREDLAKAALIERQKAADMGEGLRGEIKTIDDTLRSYEADISKLQGKLREARARQNAIQSRFESAVTRGRARELLNGSRTEDAFSKFEILERRADFAEGRADALGMTGPKSLEEEIAELRASESVDAELEAMKAALKAKGK, from the coding sequence ATGAGTATCTTTTCCCGGACTCGGGATATCTTCGCGGCGAACATCACCGAGATGCTCGACCGGTCGGAAGACCCGGCGAAGATGATCCGAATGGTCATCCTCGAAATGGAGGAGACTTTGGTCGAGGTTCGCGCCTCGGCCGCGCGCTGCATCGCTGACGGCAAGGAAATGCGCCGCGCGCTGTCGCGTCTCGAGGAACTGCAGGCAGGCTGGACTGAAAAGGCCGAGCTCGCGCTGTCAAAGGACCGGGAGGACCTCGCCAAGGCTGCGCTGATCGAGCGCCAGAAGGCCGCCGACATGGGCGAAGGCCTCCGCGGCGAGATCAAGACCATCGACGATACGCTCAGAAGCTACGAGGCGGACATCTCCAAGCTGCAGGGCAAGCTTCGCGAAGCCCGTGCGCGCCAGAACGCGATCCAATCGCGGTTCGAAAGCGCCGTTACGCGCGGCAGGGCTCGCGAGCTTTTGAACGGTAGCCGCACCGAGGATGCGTTCTCCAAGTTCGAGATTCTCGAGCGCCGTGCCGACTTTGCCGAAGGCCGCGCCGACGCATTGGGTATGACGGGGCCGAAGAGCCTCGAAGAAGAAATTGCCGAGCTGAGGGCTTCAGAGTCGGTGGATGCCGAGCTTGAAGCCATGAAGGCCGCGCTGAAGGCCAAGGGGAAGTAA
- the pspF gene encoding phage shock protein operon transcriptional activator: MERADQFIGQSLPFLDAVERASRAAPLNRPVLVIGERGTGKELIAERLHHLSPRWAGPLIIMNCAALPENLIEAELFGHEAGSFTGAAKTRHGRFEEADGGTLFLDELGTLSMPAQDRLLRAVEYGEITRIGASKPITVDVRIVAATNENLPAQVDRGKFRADLLDRLSFEVITLPPLRVRQGDIPVLSEHFGRRMAVELDWPNWPGFSSRAVAALENYSWPGNVRELRNVVERAVYRHEDPERPIDEITFDPFYSPWSPVGSAAVQAGSVTQDSDTSEEPAQALHLVSAAPEAISTNDFRGAVSAYERQLLEDALRRNRFNQRATAAALGLSYDQLRHALKRHKLQDTAA, translated from the coding sequence ATGGAGCGGGCGGATCAATTCATCGGGCAGAGCCTGCCGTTTCTCGACGCGGTCGAGCGTGCCAGCCGTGCCGCGCCGCTCAACCGCCCGGTGCTCGTCATCGGCGAGCGTGGAACGGGCAAGGAGCTGATTGCCGAGCGCCTTCATCACTTGTCGCCGCGATGGGCCGGACCGCTGATCATCATGAATTGCGCGGCGCTTCCCGAGAATCTCATCGAGGCGGAGCTGTTCGGGCACGAGGCGGGGAGCTTTACCGGCGCGGCGAAGACACGCCATGGCCGCTTCGAGGAAGCTGACGGCGGCACCCTGTTCCTCGATGAGCTCGGTACCTTGTCGATGCCTGCGCAGGATCGTCTGCTGCGCGCGGTCGAATATGGCGAAATCACGCGGATCGGTGCCTCCAAGCCGATTACCGTGGACGTGCGCATCGTCGCGGCAACCAATGAAAATCTTCCCGCGCAGGTTGACCGTGGAAAATTCCGCGCCGACCTTCTCGACCGGCTTTCCTTTGAGGTGATCACACTTCCCCCCTTGCGGGTGCGCCAGGGCGACATCCCAGTGCTTTCGGAGCATTTCGGGCGTCGGATGGCCGTGGAGCTGGACTGGCCCAACTGGCCAGGCTTCAGCTCGCGCGCCGTGGCGGCCCTTGAGAATTATTCTTGGCCCGGAAATGTGCGCGAGCTCAGGAACGTGGTCGAGCGCGCGGTTTATCGCCACGAGGATCCCGAGCGCCCAATCGACGAGATTACCTTTGACCCATTTTATTCGCCCTGGAGTCCGGTGGGATCGGCGGCCGTCCAGGCGGGGTCAGTAACGCAGGATTCCGACACAAGCGAAGAGCCAGCGCAGGCGCTTCACCTTGTTTCTGCCGCCCCGGAAGCAATCTCTACCAATGACTTCCGCGGCGCCGTATCGGCGTACGAGCGCCAGCTTCTCGAGGACGCGCTACGCCGCAATCGTTTCAATCAGCGGGCGACGGCGGCGGCACTAGGCCTCAGTTATGACCAGCTGCGGCACGCACTGAAGCGGCACAAGCTGCAGGACACCGCGGCTTAG
- a CDS encoding urate hydroxylase PuuD: protein MGKFFENLGLVLFAGLALAVLLIVFPDSGYRAPTGELLNGLLQWGHVFFGITWIGLLYYFNFVQIPTMPSVPAELKPGVSKYIAPAALFYFRWGAAFTVLTGLLLAWSYSELKEALMLQEPARLIGIGMWLALIMAFNVWAIIWPNQKKALGIVPAEDAAKAKAARTAMIFSRTNTLLSIPMLLAMTNAH from the coding sequence ATGGGGAAATTTTTCGAAAATCTGGGACTGGTACTGTTCGCCGGGCTTGCGCTGGCGGTGCTGCTCATCGTCTTCCCGGATTCGGGCTATCGCGCGCCTACGGGAGAGCTGCTGAACGGTCTTTTGCAGTGGGGCCACGTCTTCTTCGGCATCACGTGGATTGGCCTGCTCTACTACTTCAACTTCGTGCAAATCCCGACCATGCCCAGCGTTCCCGCGGAGCTGAAGCCGGGCGTGTCGAAGTACATCGCGCCGGCCGCTCTGTTCTATTTCCGCTGGGGCGCCGCGTTCACCGTGCTGACCGGCCTGCTGCTGGCCTGGTCGTACAGCGAGCTGAAGGAAGCGCTGATGCTTCAAGAGCCTGCGCGTTTGATCGGCATCGGCATGTGGCTGGCGCTGATCATGGCCTTCAATGTCTGGGCGATCATCTGGCCGAACCAGAAGAAGGCGCTGGGTATCGTTCCGGCAGAGGACGCCGCCAAGGCGAAGGCAGCGCGGACCGCGATGATTTTCTCGCGGACGAACACCCTGCTGTCGATCCCGATGCTGCTGGCGATGACCAACGCGCACTAA